In the Tenrec ecaudatus isolate mTenEca1 chromosome 16, mTenEca1.hap1, whole genome shotgun sequence genome, one interval contains:
- the LOC142428500 gene encoding dolichyl-diphosphooligosaccharide--protein glycosyltransferase subunit 4-like — MIMDLRLAIFANMLGASLFWLVVLYHCVAVNKPKKQE, encoded by the coding sequence ATGATCATGGACTTGAGGCTCGccatctttgccaacatgctgggCGCGTCACTCTTCTGGCTTGTCGTTCTCTATCACTGCGTGGCCGTCAACAAACCCAAGAAGCAGGAATGA